In the genome of Nonomuraea sp. NBC_00507, the window CCGCCCGTGACGTTCCCGAGCTGGCCGCCCTGCTGCGTGACACGCCGCCACCGTTGCCACCTGCCTGAACACGCCCGAGAGGACCCCCGTGACCACCACCACTCCGGCGCACCCGTGCGCGGGCTGCGGCGCGAGCGTGGCCTTCGCCCCCGGCACGACGACCCTCCAGTGCCCGTACTGCGGCCTGCGGCAGGGCATCGCCCCACCCACCCGCGACGTACGCGAGCACTCCTACGACGCCTTCCTGGCCAAGCCCCGCGTCCACACCCTCGCATCCCGCCAGTTCACCTGCCCGGGCTGCGCCGCCCGCACGGAGAGCGACGCGATCTCCAAGGCGTGCCAGTTCTGCGGCACCGCCCTGGTGGCCGACACGGCGAACGACACCCAGATCGCCCCCGAGGCCGTGCTCCCGTTCGGGCTGGACCGGGGTGGCGCCAGGAACGCCCTGCGCGGCTGGGTGAAGACCCGCTGGTTCGCCCCGAACCGCCTCAAGAAGGTCAGCGAGGCGGAGACCATGAAGAGCACGTACCTGCCGCACTGGACGTTCGACGCGCACACGGTCTCGGACTACGTCGGCCAGCGCGGCGAGCACTACTGGGTCACCAAGCGCCATAACGGCACGACCCGCCGCGAGAGGCGCACCCGCTGGTACCCGGCCGGCGGCAGGGTGGCGCGTGCCTTCGACGACGTCGTGGTCGCCGCCACGACGCAGGCGCCCAGGGAGCGGCTGGACAACCTCCAGCCCTGGCCGCTGCAGCAGGCGGTTCCGTTCGACCCGGGCTACGTGGCCGGGCACCACACCCTGCGCTACGACACCGAGCCGCAGACCGGCCTGGAGCAGGCCAAGACCGTCATGGCCGGGGTCATCCACGACGACTGCCGCCGCGACATCGGCGGCGACGTGCAGCGTGTCACCTCGGTCGACACGAGCTACTCGCACGTCGCGTTCAAGCTGGTGCTGCTGCCGGTGTGGATCGGGAATTACGTGTACGGCGGCAAGACGTACCAAGTGCTGATCAACGGCATGAACGGCGAGGTCCAGGGCGACCGGCCGTACAGCGCGCTCAAGATCGCCCTGGCGGTGCTCGCCGCAGTGGCGCTCGTCGGGCTTGTCGTCTGGCTTTACCTGGCGAACCGCGCGTAGCGTCTGCGATTCTCTGTGTTTGCCTGAGGATTTACGGCAATCCGGGCGGGCGTGGCGCGTGGCGGGCCGCCTCCGTAGGCTCCCAGGGGGAGGACAGGGGTGGCGGTGACACGGTGGAAGCCGGTCCGGTGGTGAGGATCGCGTACAAGCCCTGTACGTCCCGCCGGTGGGCGAGATGCCTGGGGTGCCTGGCCCGCCGGACGCTGTCCCGTCCCGGGCGTGCCGGGGGCGGGGGCGGGCACCGTGCGCCGGTCAGGCACACGGCTGAACGTCTTGTGACATGTCGTGGCAGGGCGGTTGGTCTGCCGCCGTTGGGGGGTGGGGCGGTTCTTGTTGCGGTCCCGGGCTTGAGGGCGAGGGTGCACGTCGGTGCGGGTGCGCCGGGCCCGTCGCGCCGCACGGGTGGGTTTTTCCTGCGGCGCGAACGGGCCACGTTGCCCTCCCGGGTCACTGCGATGCTGCGCACGCCGGTCGTCGAGTCGGTGCGGGTGTGCTGTTGGGCGAGCAGGCCGCGGGCGGCGATCCGCTCGGCCGCGGCGTGGTCGCGGTCGCACGACAGCCCGCACGCCGGGCAGTAGGCCCACTTCCAGCCGCGCTCGCCCAGCCGGTCAGGCGCCGGAACATGCCGCAGCATGCTGCCACCTTCACCGCAGCGCGGGCAGTAGCGGGAGGTGCCCCGGGCGGGCACCGTCACCACCGCGATGCCGTCCTTGGCGGCCAGATGCCGGATCGCCTCGAGCACCGCGCCGCGTACCTGCCCTGACAGCGCGGCGTTACTACGACGCACCCCCCGCGCCTCCAGTGTGGCCAAATCCTCCAAGTAGATCACGCCAGCGCCGAGCGCGGCCGCCTGGTCGACCGCCCACCGAGCCGCCGACCAGGCCAGCGCCTTGTTCAGGTGCCGGATCCGGGCACACACCCGCTCATGCTCGACCTGAAGCACCCGATGCGCGCGCTCCAGCGCCACACGACGAGCATTGTCAGCATCGGCCGGGTCCAGCCCGGCCACCAGCGCCGCGCAGTGGTCGCGTTTAACGGCCAGGTGCTCGCGCTGGCCGCGCAGTCTGTGTAGCTTGGCCGAGATCGCGGTGGCGTCGTAGCGCAGCGTGCGCCCGTCGGAAATCACCCTGCCGTCGCGGAGTCGGGCAATGGCCCCGGTGAGGAGGGTGTCCACACCCCAGTCCAGGCCGAGCGCCATGGTGTGGCCGATGGCCGGGGCGGCCGGGATCTGCGTCTGGAACGGCAGATCGATGCGCACCTTGCCAGCGGCGATGCGCACCGTGGGGGTGCATAGTGTGGCCTGGTCCGAGACAGTGGGCGGCAGCGTGAACGCGATGGCATGCCACGCCCAATCCTTGCGGGAGGCGGGCGAGGCGGTCAGCGGCAACTGCACTCGCAATACGGCACCGGAAACACCGGTGCCCATGTCGCCGGTGCGGGTCAGGATGACCAACTGCTTGTCGGCCGCCGCCAGCACCGCCTGGGCGGCGGCCTGAGGTGGTTCTTCCACGTCGGTGATGTCGACCGGCAACACACCGTCGCGCTGCAGCACGGCGCAGATCTGGCGTGTACGGTTACGGATCTCCGCCGCGCTGACCCCCACCGGCAGCGCCGCGCGCAACGCCTTCCATTCCACTTCGGTACGTCGCCGCGGGTTCTCCGGCCAGGTGGCCAGCATCGCCGCCACGACGTCCCGCCGGTGCAGCGCCGCCCGCAGCATTCGGGCCGCCTGCTCCTCGGAACACCGCCGCACCCGATCCGAGCTATATACCCCGCCGTCGGTCACTCCGGCGGCACACCCCCAGCCCAGCCTCCGGATCGCCATCCACCCTTTGGTCGGCAACGCCCGCCCATCCGGCCCGACACCGGCGGCGAGCAGATCCAGATCCCGCGCATTCCACCGCTCAGCAACGATCCCGACGGTCATGGCCTGCATCAGCGCAATCAGCCAGGCCACCCGCTCAGCCAGCACCCGCTCGGCCGCCACCTGCCCGGTCACCTCGACAACGGCCCGATGCGCGGTACAGGTCGCGGTCGCCACAATCGCCGCCATGCGCACCCACCCTTCCCCGGGACCCGAACCCTTCACAACATCGTGCACACGTGACGTTACAAACAGCCACCGACAGTTCCCGCCCACCCCACCACTTGAAAAACGTCGGCACCTAAGCGACTCAAGGGTGGCCGTAACACACGCCCAGGTTCACTCGGCTGATCAGGACAACGCTCTAATCCCGCTAGGTGCACACGTTCGTCTGCTGCGAGGCCGTGATGGTGCTCTGCTTCACGCTGTCGGGCAGCTCGGTCACCTTGACGGACTCGAAGTCCTCACCGACGACAAGCTGGATCACCGGGCCGCTCTTGGGCGCGGTCCCCGCGGCCGCGGTCGCCGGGACGTACGCCTGCGCGTTGGTCGCCGGCACCTTGCCCGCCGCCGGAGCCGGCTTGGGCAGGACCGCGCCGGCGAGCGTGTCGGCGTAGTCGGGCGCCGTCTCGATCGTCTTGGCGTAGTGGATCTCGCTCTTGGCCATGCTCTGGCCGTCCGCGGCCTCGTAGTTGCCCACGCCCACGACGTTGAAGCCCTGCTCGGCGAGCTGGTCGGCGACTTCCTTGGCCTTGCCCACGGTCTTGGTGCCGTTGAGCACCTGGACCTTCACCTGCTGCGGCTTGACGGTTTCCTTGGGCTTGGCGCTGGCGCTGGCGGACGGCGCCGGGACGGCGACCTCGGTGTCGGTCTTGACCGAGGTGAACAGCTTGGTGGCGTCGGGCTCCTTCCACACCACGCGGGCCTCCGGGTTCTCGGGGTCGGGGACCCACGGGACCGTCGTGAACTGCACGCCCTTGGCCGTCAGCTGCTTGGCGCTCATCGCGATCTCGATGAGCCGCTCGGTGTCGTTGGCCAGGTCGGGGTCCATGGTGACGGACCCGGCCGCGGCGGCGATGAAGTCCCGCAGCTTGCCCACGTCGGTCATCAGATCGCTGCTGGTGGCCTTGGCGACGACCTTGCTCAGGAAGATCTGCTGGCGCTTGATGCGCTGGATGTCGCTGCCGTCTCCGTATTTGCGCAGGCGCACGTAACCGAGCGCCTTCTCGCCGTTGAGCAGGCTCTTGCCCGGCGGCAGGACCAGCTTGGACGCCTTGTCGTTGACGCCGGACTTGAGGCAGATCTCGATGCCGCCGAGCGCGTCGACGATGTTCTTGAAGCCGCTGAAGTCCACCTCGACGAAGTGGTTGATGCGGATGCCGGTGAGGGTCTCGATGGTGGACATCGTGCAGGCGATGCCGCCGGTGTTGTACGCCGCGTTGATCATGTCGCGGTGCGGCGCCATCTCCTGCTTGGTGGTCTCGTTCTTGCACCGGGGGATCTGCACCATCGAGTCGCGCGGGAAGCTGATCAGCCGTGCCTTGTCGCGGTTGGGCGAGATGTGCATCAGGATGATCGTGTCGGTGCGCTTGCCGCCCGCGTCAGCGGTCCTGGCCAGCTGCTGGCCGTATTTCGCGTTGCCCTCGCCCGCCCGGGTGTCGGAGCCGACGAGCAGCACGTTGAGCGCGCCCGTGTCCGGGGGACGCGGGTTGATGATGTCTTCCTTGACGCTCTTCTGGGTGATGTTGCCGAAGGCGTCCCGGTAAACGGTGTAGGCGGTCAGCGAGCCCGCGACCATGACCGACGTGACGCCGATGCTGATCCAGGCCAGCACTCGCATCTTGCCCTGGCCGCCCCCGCCGCCGCGGTGGCTACGCGACGGCCGGTCGTCGGGTGGCGGCGGTGGCGGGGCGGCCGCCGCGGCCCTGCGCGCCATCCTGCTGCCGGGCTGGGTGGGGGCGCCCCTGCGGTCCTGTGCCGGGTCGGCTACCGGCACGCTTCTGTACTCACTCATACGCCCCCTAGCCTCGTTCCTCGCGCTCGCGCGCCGGCTTGGTCGTTCCGCGCCACGAGACTAGGTCAGGTTCGGCGTGTCCGGTGTGACGACCGCCGGAAACGGCCGTGACCCGGGCGTGATGTTTCCGCGGGCAAGCATACTCAGAGCCGGACATGAGGTGGAATATCATTCGCTGAACTCTTTCTGGCTTCCTGACTGATTTCGCAGGTCAGGCCTGATGCACAGGGCCGCGGCAAGACAGGCCAGAGGTACGGCCGGCAACACATAGCGATAGTCGAACTCCGCCGCGGCGGCCGGTGTGATCAGCAACACAATGGCCACCGACCACGGCACCGGCCAGGACGGAGCTCCCGCGAGGCGCCCTGCCTTTCGCCTGCGCCGGAGCTCGGCGATGGCCGCTATGGGAGGCACCAGGAGGACCCCCAGGAGCAGCGGGCCGGGCAGCCGCACCATGCTCTGGTAGGCCCTCAGCCATCCGGCATAGGGCTCGACGATCTCCGTGCCGATCGCACCTTGCTCATAGAGCTTGGCATACTCGGCGCCGACCTGCGCGGGATAGCGCCCAGGTGGTCCCGGTGGCGTCACGGGAAACTGGTAATAAGCGTAGATCTCCTGGTCCGGATAGACCGGGCGGTCCCACCGGAACGTGCGGCCGAGCTCGGTCAGCACGGAGGCGGCGTAGTCGAGCGGCTGCTTGACGATCGCCAGGGTCGCGAACCTGGCCGCCAGGTCGTCGGTCTCCTTCGTGAACGTGATGCCCGGCAGCCGCACCAGAGGCGCGTCCTTGGCCCAGATGTACTCCTGGGACGGCGGACGCTGCTCGGGCGGGCGCGGGTCGCACAGGACCTTCAGGTCCGGAGGCGGGTCCATCCTTGCGCAGTCGGCGAACGACATCGTCCTGGCGTACAGGAAGGCGCCGTTCGCGCCGATGAGGCCGACCCGCTGGTAGGTGGCGTAGAACCAGGCGCCGTAGGCGACGAGCGGCACCAGGGCGGCCGCCAGCAGCACCCCGGCGTGCCCCACCCGTCTGCGCAGCAGCACCCCGGTGTGCCCCACCCGTCTGCGCAGCAGGAACCAGGCGGCGAACACCGCGATGAGCGGCTGGCCGACGGTCCTGGTCAGCGTGGCGGCGGCCAGCAGCAGCCCGATGGCGGCGACCGTGCTCGTCCGGCGCGTCGTGCACAGCGCCACGGCGGACACGACCAGGAACATGAACAAGGTGTCGGACACCAGCAGGTGCTCCAGCTCGACCTGGTAGGCGTCGAGCAGCACGGGCACCGTGGCCAGCGTCGCCGCCCACCGGGGAGCCTTTCTGGCAACCCGGTAGATGAGCACGCCGGTGGCCAGACCGAGCAGATGCTGGACCGCCGCCACCGCGGCGAAGGAATGGAACGGCTCCAGCAGCTTGATGAACATCGAGTAGCCGGCCGGGCGCACCAGGTCGGGGCGCGGCTTGAAGACGGTGACGATGTAGGTGTAGGTGTCGGGGAACCACAGGGCCGGGCGGTAGCCCAGCATGGCCAGGGCGCGCAGCAGCGTGCCGAGGGTGAGCACCACGAGGAACCACCGGTGCCGCCGGGCCACACCGGCCCACCGGCCGCTCAGCGCGGGCTCGGCCGCGCGAACCGCCGACGTCACCCGCCCATCCTCCTGCTTGTCCGGCACGTCGCGTACGCTACCGGCCGTCACACGACACCCGCGCCATGAGCGGCCGCCGTGTGATGGCGCACACGTGCACTGGGTACGCTCGCTCTCCGATGGAACTCGATCGATCCGGCCGGGTGCTCGCCGCGCTCTCGGTGGCGCCCGCGCTCGCCGTGGCGGGCTGGCTGCTGGCCGGGCTGCCGCTGCTACTGCTCGGCCGGTTCGCGCCGCTGCCCACGCTGCTGCTCGGCGTGCCCGCCGCCGCCCTGCTGTGCTGGGCGGGGACGCGACAGGCCGGCAAGGTGGTCGAGGCCACGGTCTGGCAGGTCGCCGGCGTGGTGGCGGTCGCGGCGGCGTCGGCCGTGTTCAACGGGTTCATGCACAGCGAGCAGTTGATCGTCAGGCGCGACCCGGCCACCTATGCGCAGTACGCCGCCTGGATCGCCGGCCACGGCGCGCTGCCCATATCCGTCCAGCCGGAGGCGTTCGGCGGGGCCGATCCTTGGCTGCTCTTCGAAGGCGTCGGGTTCTACGACGTGGACGGAGGGGTGGCGCCGCAGTTCATGCCGGGAGCGCCGATGATGTTCGCGCTCGGCCACTGGCTCGGCGTGCCGTTCGCGGTGCCGGCCGTGCTGGGCGGGCTGGCCGTGCTCACGGTGGCCGGAGTGGTGGCGCGGCTGGCCGGGGCCCGATGGGCGGTGCTCGCGGCACTGACCTTCGTGGTGAGCATGCCCATCCTCTACACCTCGCGGACCACGTTCAGCGAGATCCCGTCGCTGATCCTGCTGTTCGGCGGGCTGGCACTGGCGCACGACGCGCTCGGGCGGCCCGGCTGGGGCCGGGGGCTGCTGGCGGGGCTGGTGTTCGGGCTGGCCGTGCTGGTCAGGGTCGACGGGCTGCGGGACGTGCTACCGGTGCTCGCGTTCGCGGGGTTGCTGATCGCGATGCGGCGCTCGCGCCCCGCGGGCTCCGCCAGGCCGTATGGGGCGCTGGGGCTGCCACTGGCGGCCGGGCTGGTGGCCGGTGCCGGGCTCGGGATGTTGGCGGCGTACCTGCTCGCCAGGCCCTACTTGTCGTACCTGTCCGGCTCGGTCAGGCCGCTGCTGTTCATCTGCGGCGGGGTCCTCCTGCTCACCTTGGCCGGCACCGCCGCCGCGCCGATGCTGTCCAGGATCCGGCTGCCCAGGTGGGCGCCCGCGGTGGGGGCCGGGCTGGTGGTGCTGCTCATGGCCGCCCTGTACGTGCGCCCGTGGCTGCAGACCGTCACCCGCGACCCGGTCACGCCGGAAGATCAGCGCACGTTCGCGATGATCGAGTCGATCCAGCGGGCCAACGGCATGCCCGTGGACGGCCGGCTGCTCTACTTCGAAAACTCCCTGCACTGGGTGATCTGGTACGTCGGCCTCCCTGTGGTGGTGCTGGCCACGATCGCGGCGGCCGTGCTCGTCCGCAGGCTGCTGCGTGACGGCACGCCCTTCGACTGGCTGCTGCCGCTCGCGGTCATCGGCTGGACCACCGTGACCACGCTGCTCCGCCCCGAGATCACCCCCGACCACCCGTGGGCGGCCCGCCGCCTGGTCCCCATCGTGATCCCGGGGTTGATCCTGCTCGCCGCGTACGCGCTGAGCCGCCTGTGCACCAGGCGCTGGTGGGTCACGGCGGCGGCCGTCCTGGTCGTGCTCGTGCCGCCCGCCGTGACCTCGATCGGCACCGCGTTCACTCCGGTCGAGCGGGGGGAGGCGGCGGCCGTCGCGGCGATGTGTGCCAAGCTCCCGCCTGACGCGTCCGTGCTGGTCGTGGAGAGGGTCACCGGCGACCGGTTCACCCAGCTCGTCCGCGGGATGTGCGACCGCCCGGCCGCGGAGGTGAAGCGGGCCGGGGCGGAGACGGCGCCCGAGGCCGAGGTGCGCCGCCTGATCGAGC includes:
- a CDS encoding glycosyltransferase family 39 protein, yielding MELDRSGRVLAALSVAPALAVAGWLLAGLPLLLLGRFAPLPTLLLGVPAAALLCWAGTRQAGKVVEATVWQVAGVVAVAAASAVFNGFMHSEQLIVRRDPATYAQYAAWIAGHGALPISVQPEAFGGADPWLLFEGVGFYDVDGGVAPQFMPGAPMMFALGHWLGVPFAVPAVLGGLAVLTVAGVVARLAGARWAVLAALTFVVSMPILYTSRTTFSEIPSLILLFGGLALAHDALGRPGWGRGLLAGLVFGLAVLVRVDGLRDVLPVLAFAGLLIAMRRSRPAGSARPYGALGLPLAAGLVAGAGLGMLAAYLLARPYLSYLSGSVRPLLFICGGVLLLTLAGTAAAPMLSRIRLPRWAPAVGAGLVVLLMAALYVRPWLQTVTRDPVTPEDQRTFAMIESIQRANGMPVDGRLLYFENSLHWVIWYVGLPVVVLATIAAAVLVRRLLRDGTPFDWLLPLAVIGWTTVTTLLRPEITPDHPWAARRLVPIVIPGLILLAAYALSRLCTRRWWVTAAAVLVVLVPPAVTSIGTAFTPVERGEAAAVAAMCAKLPPDASVLVVERVTGDRFTQLVRGMCDRPAAEVKRAGAETAPEAEVRRLIERVRAAGRVPVVLAAAPGQVAPYGPATHVIALVTRQDERSLVDAPNGTWGLGIDVWMAVAR
- a CDS encoding transposase, with the protein product MAAIVATATCTAHRAVVEVTGQVAAERVLAERVAWLIALMQAMTVGIVAERWNARDLDLLAAGVGPDGRALPTKGWMAIRRLGWGCAAGVTDGGVYSSDRVRRCSEEQAARMLRAALHRRDVVAAMLATWPENPRRRTEVEWKALRAALPVGVSAAEIRNRTRQICAVLQRDGVLPVDITDVEEPPQAAAQAVLAAADKQLVILTRTGDMGTGVSGAVLRVQLPLTASPASRKDWAWHAIAFTLPPTVSDQATLCTPTVRIAAGKVRIDLPFQTQIPAAPAIGHTMALGLDWGVDTLLTGAIARLRDGRVISDGRTLRYDATAISAKLHRLRGQREHLAVKRDHCAALVAGLDPADADNARRVALERAHRVLQVEHERVCARIRHLNKALAWSAARWAVDQAAALGAGVIYLEDLATLEARGVRRSNAALSGQVRGAVLEAIRHLAAKDGIAVVTVPARGTSRYCPRCGEGGSMLRHVPAPDRLGERGWKWAYCPACGLSCDRDHAAAERIAARGLLAQQHTRTDSTTGVRSIAVTREGNVARSRRRKNPPVRRDGPGAPAPTCTLALKPGTATRTAPPPNGGRPTALPRHVTRRSAVCLTGARCPPPPPARPGRDSVRRARHPRHLAHRRDVQGLYAILTTGPASTVSPPPLSSPWEPTEAARHAPRPPGLP
- a CDS encoding LCP family protein yields the protein MSEYRSVPVADPAQDRRGAPTQPGSRMARRAAAAAPPPPPPDDRPSRSHRGGGGGQGKMRVLAWISIGVTSVMVAGSLTAYTVYRDAFGNITQKSVKEDIINPRPPDTGALNVLLVGSDTRAGEGNAKYGQQLARTADAGGKRTDTIILMHISPNRDKARLISFPRDSMVQIPRCKNETTKQEMAPHRDMINAAYNTGGIACTMSTIETLTGIRINHFVEVDFSGFKNIVDALGGIEICLKSGVNDKASKLVLPPGKSLLNGEKALGYVRLRKYGDGSDIQRIKRQQIFLSKVVAKATSSDLMTDVGKLRDFIAAAAGSVTMDPDLANDTERLIEIAMSAKQLTAKGVQFTTVPWVPDPENPEARVVWKEPDATKLFTSVKTDTEVAVPAPSASASAKPKETVKPQQVKVQVLNGTKTVGKAKEVADQLAEQGFNVVGVGNYEAADGQSMAKSEIHYAKTIETAPDYADTLAGAVLPKPAPAAGKVPATNAQAYVPATAAAGTAPKSGPVIQLVVGEDFESVKVTELPDSVKQSTITASQQTNVCT